The Ictalurus furcatus strain D&B chromosome 12, Billie_1.0, whole genome shotgun sequence nucleotide sequence AATCGGGAGAAGCGTCTCCGAGCACTTACCAGCGAGATATCCTCATCAGGGTGCATCAACTTACTGGTAGCACTGGAGCTGGAGAGGGCAGCGGGTTTAGCGGAGGCTACTGGGGGGTTCGGTTTAGCCGCAGTGCTACTAGCGGAAACAGAGGAGGAAgatgtagaagaagaagaagaagacggaGGCTGGGTATAGGCAGGAAACGTTGCTTTCGGAGGATCGGCGTTAGTGGGCACCGGCTGCTGAGCCTGGATATACAGAAACataaaggggtgccaatactttcaacACAATCCTGATACAACATTTATGAACACATTTTGATCGTTTAAAATGGAATTAAAACACAATGTACAAACACATAtgacaacaaacaaaaccacaGTGCAATATTTAAAGACAGTTCTATTACAGGTTGAGCGATTAATTGTGACCGACaactgattgctggaactatcggttacCGGCAAAACTCCACACTGATAGTTTTTCTTGGTTGTGTCTCTTGCGGAGCGGCTCAGAAGGGTCCACTGTCATTAAACAGTACGACAtcagcctctagaggcgaaaaaccatcactgacaaattttgttgcattatttgaagtgtttgtcCCCcctcattttggatgtctcgatttatatttataaggagtgttactttttggttcagttttgaTTTATATATcggattttatttactttaatattacttattaacatatattaatatttctagatttatttcatttaaaacagtcagtactgtttatttttgtaataaagtacagcaatattttactttgagtgttatgttttcattcagtatcaactTTAAAAACTAATGTTTGACCTCTAGTTTCTACGATACTGTATGTATCAGGATGTATAAGTTTACTAAGAAACTTCCAGCAAAACTCACGAGTGTTTTAATAAATTATGCAACACCAAAAAGGACGggaaaaaaattctgcaaaaaaattatttattatgaacaACTAGATTTTGAAATAATACATTCGAGTCATCAAACCGATTCATTTGTAGTTATTtgacaataaaaaataactCAGAAATTCCATTGATGCATCATTACatttaacaaattaatttaattaaatacttCCCCCCCCCATTACCTGAGCAGCACTAGGGAAGAGGGGTTTGGAGGCAGGGGGCGGGGCGGCGGGCGTAGCAGGCCGGGGTGGAACACCTGGTGCCGTTACAGGAGGTACCTGAGCCATTGGGAGAATCCCAGGCCGGGGTACATGAGGGGGCATTcctgcaacacaaacacaagctttatattcatatacactataatacagTTATGAGAGCATGCTCTAGATAGCATCAGAAGGAAAGAATCATCTAATGTACTGTACTCTAAACTCGGCAAGTTCCAAAGTCAATCGTTTCTCTGGTTCTGATCTAAACGCTTTCCGGTGCTTTTGCTCAGAAAAACGTGGACGTCCAGAGCAAGATCATACTTGTACAGCAagtctcaacttttttttttttttttttttttttaactcttaaCATATTTACAAACACGAAggctatttttatttgaatgtacAGCACTGTGctaaagtcttaggcaccctatttttttttttttttttaaagatttccaaacattaatttttcagaacaaaattaaatgttacagaaaaatgtatgcaaattaCCGAGACTAAAAAAAGTCTCAaattaccagctaatttcctcattaaaattttttttttttttgcaataattgtACTTGGGACTACTAGTTTAAAAGcaaaagggtcatcacaccagatactgacttgattcatttattaGGGTTTGCTGCTCTTTATAGTGTTTAACATAGAAAAGataaatttcattatttttgaaggcatctgtGCACTACCACATTTCCTTGTAAAACATATGCACAGTCCTGTACATTTTCTAGTAGCacttctgcatttatttattattagcagtaaGAAACGCAGTACAAGGCAGGTCAGCTAATCTTGTTCGCAAAAACAACTTGTTCTGTCACAACGGTCTGATCCCGTTTGTAAAACCCAGGCTCGAATCAACAGAATTACGTTACAAATCTAAACTTACAAAACACGTTTGATGGTACACATCCAAGttaagttttattaaaaaataaaacgatCCAAAGGGAAAGTTGACTGTGTGCCACCATGTTGGTGCGACATCAGGTTAGTTCCTGACTTGGAAGTCCGAGCTGAATGACAATTGCGTTACAGTGCACTTTTCCATACTGGAGATCAGGTTTTTCTGATTACAATGAAAAGCATCATTACTACACCTCTTTCTTACCCGGGGGCATTCCTGACATCATGAGGGGCACTCCAGGCCCCGGGGGCATCATCCCTCCCATCTGCATCATACTGTCAAAGGAACAAATTCAGGGGGTTATGAGTGTTCCCAATTCATTAAACAGTTAAGAGATCAGTAGCAAAAGAAACTAGTAGTATGTAATAACTAGCGATGCTACTGAATTTGTAATCAAAGCGGAATTTCAGAACAAATACAgatcattcatttttttatcacaatcGATCTGTCCACcgttgaaaaaaaacaaacaaaccagcaATTAATAAAATGTTGCTTTGAGTTGCGGCTTTTCAGAGAAACGGAATTACAAACATCTTGTGCACATCTGGAGGATGAAGTGGAACTGTAAAACCGCTCACCAATTCACACACAGCAACATTACACACACCGCTCGGGCTCTTAAAACTTTCCGCCATCATCGTGATTGTCATCATTACCGTGTCTCAAATCGAAAACTAGAAGCTTatattcaaaagtatttactaatccACTCAAATCAGACCTTTTGCTAAGTTTAAAGACCACACGAAAAGGCtttaaaatttaaacattaacGGTAACAGGACAACGGCACTCATTAACTGTCTAGAACAGCAACACACAAGGATGAAATTTGAGACAAACACTAACTTGTTTATTCAGTTATTGACAGTGTCTCACAGTGCTATACTGTCCCCTACTGTTTATGTTGGTATTACACCAGCGTTAAATATCTGAGGACGTGCACAAGCGATGCTCCATACATATAGCTAAAAGCATTCAAAATGAATAAGCCATTACGTATTAGAGGCAGAAATGTACCCAGGTGGCATGCCGGGCATCACTACAGGCATTCCGGGCATCATTGGTGGAACACCAGGCATCATAGGAGGCAtacctacacacaaacacacacagtgttaacaAGCAAAGAGCAAATAGTACACAACTAACACTtagtaaaataaattacatttgtttaaaaataaataaataaaatggagcaTTAATATGCAGATATTCGCATGAAGACACCCCTGACTGTGTAACTGACCCACCTGAGTAGTTAGCCGGGGGCATGTAGGCGTTCTGTGGCTGGGGGACTGGCGGCTGCTGAAACGACGAGGGACCggcttcatcttcatcatcgtcCTCATCCGAGTCGTCCTGgttctgtttcttcttctggctttctgcttaaacacacacacacacacacacacacacacacacacattaatctgGGGCTCATTAAGCAATCTTTCAGTAAAGTTGTAAATGAATGTTTGCGTAAGCAAAATACAAATTTCCATCGGATTTACAACAGTTTTGGAAATGCTGGTTTTCTTTGCactcgtgtgtgtatgttgatcaCCAGTAAAGTGCAAAGCGCATTCCTGATACAGCTCGTTTTGTATATAGTGACACCCACAAAAatccataaaaggtaaagtgTACAAATAGCTGGGagcatgaaataataataataataatggagcATTTAAATCTTACATCAGCTGAGGCGTTTGTTTACGGATTACAGACAGACCGGCCCGTCCTCTGTTTATACACCTCCATTTCTTTTGTCGTATTTGAAGGAAtcgttttatttgtcttaatttatagGCTTGTTTCAGCtcgctttctttatttttatattctttaattaatgaaacTTAGACCCTGACCAAGTGAACTAGTATGTGTTTTTGATTGAGACTCCAAAGCTCATCTGTAAGTGACCCCGAATTTACTGGATTCTCATGAACAAGACATTCCTTGTGTGAATGCTCGTGCGACTCgcttacaaatacattttccagCTAAATAAATGGAGGCTTGATAATTGAGGCTCAATGATGTATATAGCtggacatttatttttcattagctTTTTACTGTTTGTGATTACAAGGAAAGACCTTCTCTCATTTCCCACCTTGAGATTTCTGTTCCAGCTGCCGTCTCCGCTCCTGCATGTCTTTCTCCGGAATACCCTCCATGCCATAGATCTCCAGCTCGATGTCGGTTCGGCCGGGTATCGCATTTGGAACGCCATCTATCGTTTCCTTGTGCACCTGGAATAAAATTTTAATCACGTTTCATAATTCCACCTCGGAacgcattttttaaaaaatctgtgaGTGGAATTAAAAGTCTACTCAAATGTGTGTCTCGTACCTGCATGCAGTGTATGGCCAGGCCAGGTCCTGTGTACAACTTTTTGTGACATATgtgacatttgaaatgttttgctttCTGATGTTGGATGAGAATCTTCTCGTCATCAAAGTCTCTGTTGCAGTACCTTTGTGCAATCAGATTAAGGTGCATAATCGATCACAGACTGGATAAAAACACCCAACAATCCACAGAAAGTAAACACTCCCACTTGTGCAACATTTACCTATCTTTTTTTATCCCATCTTAATCTGTCATAATCATTATAAAGAATTATAAAAGTAGCAGTAACATTACTTTAAAGACGTAATATCAGGAAACTTGTGTGTCAGGAAATTCCCTGCTAAAGAAAAACCCACTGTTACTACATGGTGATTTGGAATGCCGGCTCTTCTGAGTGAATCAGTTCAATAGTCTCGGTTCATCAATAAAAGTCAACTCTTTCGGCTCCCAAAATGGTTATTGAGCGTGcaaattattttctaatatgaaaaaaaaatgagtgttgtgatttttcttttttttatgtaattaatCGCTTCACGAAATCTTATTTTACTTTGCGACTCGACTCTGAGTCCGgttcaaagagtcgactcgttcGCAAATGACACATCACTCCCACGCTCAATCATTCATGGAGTTAAACCAAAACATTTAGATTTCTAGTTTTaacggggttttttgttttgttttttttactgcaatTAAGTCCGGCTGTAATTAACTAGAGACACATAACGATAGAGATTacagaaattaaacaaaacattttggaGAACTGAAACGTGAAGTGTAACGCAAATATGATAACACGTTCATTAGCGTTCAAGTCTTGTCTTCTCCTGGCTAAGAAAGGTGACTTTAAATAACTGAAGTCACATAAAGAGCTTCTATACACAGTTagtatttaaaatacataattattCAGACAAAGTTGTGCCGATTTATATTGCTATAAAGGCAAGCAAATAACTACACGAAGTACTGTTACCTGCTAGCTAGCCCGTTTTCAAAAGACTTGAGGCGCATTAGCTTGAGCTGTATCCCAAAATTGGCCTATGCTTTCTACTTAAGCGCAATACACAAGGTTTGAAGAATGGCGTATGTGccctacgtagtgcactacGTGACTATCATGTCGCCGTTCAGAATGTAGCCTCGCTAGCTAAGAAGACATTTCGCTAACTTCGCTGTTTTTTAAGTCGCAAAGCAAGTTAAAAGGATACCAACACCACGGTTtcagctgcttcttcttctttcttcccatTTTCTGttataaagctaaaaaaaacgTACTTTGTCCACCACTCTGCTATTGGATAAAATGGCGCGATGCTCTCTATGCTGCATCACAATACACTTCCGGTGTTTATACCACGCATGCGCAAGGACAGCTGGGCCTGAACGTATTCGGCAGCAGGGTGTGCTATTGGTCCGattagtaaaaaatatataacggTTTATcattaatatacaatataacgGTAGACTCATTTTAACTAAACAATAATGTATTGAAAATAGATTGTCTTAAGTACATCTAAAATGAAttccaattttttaaaaaattgataaATGTTTAATCTGACACCAATGGCAAATTCCTTATAAATAaacgaacaaataaataaataagaaaataaatacataaataaataaataaataaatccaaaggctgtgtgtatatatgtactgCACATACTTAGTactgatttccttttttttttttttgcagtgtcatGTTTGCTAGCTAATcaggttcacacacacaaaataaaaatcccaggaaCCCTTTTTTCCGTTTCAGTCATAAAACTGTTTAATGATTCCCATATTTACATACCAAATCTACAAAATATGAACACGGTAAAATATTTTGAGTGAGCTATTAGCTCTGCGTTAGCCGCACAGCCTCAGGTCACAGCTTAGCGACTAACACACTTGACTGgcatttttgaaaaaagaaaataccttaaacatttatgttaaacaattaaaatgctGGATTTGTGTTGTGAAGAGAGACAGCTGTGTAGCAGGAGGTCAGAACTCGCTGTATCAGAGTGTTAAATAGTTCAGGTCATGCGTTATTAGCCATTAGCCATGTCCGAACTGTACAACACTGTTATAATTTATCTGGTATCGGTTTTATCTTGCTGCCGTGCTGAACTTTTGTGCATAGACCAAAAATGAGCTGATTTTAGAACAGTCACTAAACTCGACGCTAGGCGTGTGCCGATAATCAGTTAGCAGGTCAAAATGTGATTAGCCAACTGCAAATTTGATCACCATAagactttcttttcatttctttcagctCCCTGTGTGGCTTTGCAAAAAATACTAGCATCgcactaatgttagctaagctACTTGTTAAAAGAAACGCTAATATCAATGTCATATAATACCAATTCttatttctgattggctgatcaaATGGAACTTTTATTTTGGGCAAATCTGAAGCATTTCTCTTTGATACAATACCAGGATAATATTGTAAACCGTGATTATCACACTATGAAAGTAAAATATCGGCACACGCCTAATGGAAACATTCAGTTCATATGTACACTAGCACCGTCTatagataaacacacacacacttcattagcatcatcatacacacacatgaccgATTAGTCCAGTGTCCAACACAAAGCTACAGCTataaatacatgtttatttcatgccatattacattttatatttaaatatttcttttaatcCAGTGTGCTGCTGGTAAATAGCATCAGTAACGCAAACAAACAACGGATTTCTTTAAAACTAACATCCGCTTATTAGAACGAGGTGTAAACTGTGACGAGCTGAGGAGGAGATGATTCATAATTTTTGGCAATGTTAAGAAAAATCAGCACTTTCTCCTCTCTCATCAGGCTGTTATCACTTATAAAAATATAACGTCCGCTAGAAACACCAGCTAACTGTATTTAAATGTGAACGAAGGAACGCTGAGCAAAAATCAGCGCAAGTTTACTGTCTGATCTCAGGACAGTTTTGCATTCAGTTCAGAAATCAGAAAGCGTCCAGCTGAGGGCTAACAGGCAAAACTCTCAAAACTGATAGCAGCACTATGATCTTTAATTCAAACATGCTAATGAGCTAACAGTGAATAAAGGTCAACAGATAGTAGTTAGCATGATGGACCCACTATGCTAATCATAATACGGATTCTAACGATATAATAACACCATACTGTGATAAATATATGAACCAGTATGATGAAAACTATTAGAATAAATGAGATATTATTCccaatttcaaataaaatcatCTATACTGGTATAACATTATGTTAATATTAGCTACATTTCCGCTAGCAATTAACAATGTTGTATTCGACTCTCTGAAGATACCGAATTATGCAAATTTCGACCTCCAAAGTCGGGAAAAACaaccatgtgtttttgttttagcaATTGTTACTACTGACATAACATtgagcagccattttgataTGACATCATGACCCAAACTCTTATGATAGCTTCCTAAGCGTGTGCTTTATTGAAATTTGTAGAAACTGTAAAGGTTATGAGATTTATAGTCGTACACATCACAAGTCTCTGATGTTGCTTCTGGTTTGTCGCTTGTGGGTGTGGTATATAAAGCTAGTTTTTAGtcacgattaaaaaaaaaactctagcGGCCAAATAGCATACAGTACACTGTatagtttaataaataacatttgattaaaatgtttaaattctaCTTAAAGATTAAACTGTTAGATCACGTCATAATTAATTAGCATAAAATCGAGAAGTGAAACACAAATGCTACAAGTGGGCGGGGCGATAGTCTCTAAACCCCACTTGAGTCCGCCCTCTGCTAATTATTAAGTAGTGTTCATACCAGACTTTTGTCCTTAACAGGCCCAAAAGAACCTCTAATTATCCAGTTCATATTATTTCCAAAATCATCAATGATTTTCCCACCGATCATTGCTAATTAATTCTTGGTTTACCATTTTAGTGCTATTTCACTGTTAGCCACATTAGCAGGATTAGCTTAGCTCACTGTCCCTTTAATGTATTTGGATTAGATTACTCTGTGTTTgtcacttcatttttttttttttgctttttccttCGCTTTCACATTCTGTTCTGCTgcatctcttctttttcttggaCGGCACACAGCAATGATGATGAAGCAGTTTAggcactaaacacacacacacacacacacacacacatgcatgcttgGAGTGAGGTACTTAGCATTTGGCCAAACAGTCAAAGATTAAAGGTTATGGTGACctctacgcacacacacacacacacacacgcacgctgtTCATGGTGCTGGCGGGAGTTTGACGTCCAGCAGGCTATAAGCGAAGACGTTCCAGAAGATCCCGAAGAGGACGAAGAGGCCATAGACGCTCATGAAGATCCAGAAGAGGAACTGCTCATGCAGCCGCTGCTCGTAGTTCTGCAGCACGACCACACCCAGTGTCAGGCCCACCGCCACCCCACCCAGGTGGGCACAGAAACTCGGGTTGGGGCACGGGGGCACGGCAGGGGGGTAAAACCTCAACCACACAGCACGGCCGAACTCCACACTCACTGCGGGACAGTCAAAGACAATACTActgtgtgatgaagtggagttactgttaccaccctgaagttgattattttcctgtaacagcacgtccctgagtgttttattcctcttacatcacAACAACTCACCAACCATTacaatttatcatttattaaagGGTAAAAAATACGagatgactgacaggaagagtgaggcgagctgactgacgggACGAGTGAGGGAAGCTGACTGACGTGacgagtgaggcgagctgactgacgggACGAGTGAGGGGAGCTGACTGACGGGACGAGTGAGGGGAGCTGACTGACGGGacgagtgaggcgagctgactgacgggacgagtgaggcgagctgactgacgggacgagtgaggcgagctgactgacaagacggaaaattttggtttaatataagcgagtttgtcattgtattgttttgttgttctgtttttcattatgaataataatgaaccctcCATTCAAGCAACTGCCGCCCCAGAATTGTCGCTAATTAGAAAGCGAAAATGAAATGCTCACGCACAggcattcataagcgatttaaaagcgAGGAGGAAAAGACGCGCCAACGAAGTGCCAAAGCCCCTTTTCACAGCAAATTTCTTCCAACAAGCTCTGAAGACAGGGTTAGcatcttctattaagttt carries:
- the znf207b gene encoding BUB3-interacting and GLEBS motif-containing protein ZNF207b isoform X1 → MGRKKKKQLKPWCWYCNRDFDDEKILIQHQKAKHFKCHICHKKLYTGPGLAIHCMQVHKETIDGVPNAIPGRTDIELEIYGMEGIPEKDMQERRRQLEQKSQESQKKKQNQDDSDEDDDEDEAGPSSFQQPPVPQPQNAYMPPANYSGMPPMMPGVPPMMPGMPVVMPGMPPGYISASNTMMQMGGMMPPGPGVPLMMSGMPPGMPPHVPRPGILPMAQVPPVTAPGVPPRPATPAAPPPASKPLFPSAAQAQQPVPTNADPPKATFPAYTQPPSSSSSSTSSSSVSASSTAAKPNPPVASAKPAALSSSSATSKLMHPDEDISLEERRAQLPRYQRLIPPRPGLTVAAAAPPAAPVVVGSLPPQQPLIRHPMHNQYGAPPQGMPGYMPAYGQVPQFQGMSRY
- the znf207b gene encoding BUB3-interacting and GLEBS motif-containing protein ZNF207b isoform X2; this translates as MGRKKKKQLKPWCWYCNRDFDDEKILIQHQKAKHFKCHICHKKLYTGPGLAIHCMQVHKETIDGVPNAIPGRTDIELEIYGMEGIPEKDMQERRRQLEQKSQESQKKKQNQDDSDEDDDEDEAGPSSFQQPPVPQPQNAYMPPANYSGMPPMMPGVPPMMPGMPVVMPGMPPGMMQMGGMMPPGPGVPLMMSGMPPGMPPHVPRPGILPMAQVPPVTAPGVPPRPATPAAPPPASKPLFPSAAQAQQPVPTNADPPKATFPAYTQPPSSSSSSTSSSSVSASSTAAKPNPPVASAKPAALSSSSATSKLMHPDEDISLEERRAQLPRYQRLIPPRPGLTVAAAAPPAAPVVVGSLPPQQPLIRHPMHNQYGAPPQGMPGYMPAYGQVPQFQGMSRY